Proteins found in one Verrucomicrobiia bacterium genomic segment:
- a CDS encoding DUF1559 domain-containing protein: protein MRKLIAVWLGRESRRAFTLIELLVVIAIIGILAAMLLPALNKAREKAYAATCISNMHQWGLGINMYCDDWNDSFPYEGDSMNPINAVNNPGAWYNVVTPYLGQPRLMDLYAAGNPPTQYSSKNIWTCPSSKSNVTAAALSFSNPLFMYAFNSRMDPNGAATFKRGDLTEPTTTIVLGERAEDGISNVTGQNCPARHSAGANFVMGDGHGEWVAANNFCRQGFPGCPAFLNFAETDSSALGDWKKGVPYHWFPYKGAST, encoded by the coding sequence ATGCGTAAGCTGATTGCGGTTTGGTTGGGAAGGGAGTCCAGGCGCGCCTTCACGCTCATCGAGTTGCTTGTCGTTATCGCGATCATCGGCATCCTGGCGGCGATGCTGTTGCCCGCGCTGAACAAGGCCAGAGAAAAAGCCTATGCGGCGACGTGCATCAGTAATATGCACCAATGGGGTTTGGGCATTAACATGTACTGTGATGACTGGAACGATTCTTTCCCGTACGAAGGCGACTCAATGAACCCGATTAATGCCGTCAACAACCCGGGTGCCTGGTACAATGTGGTGACTCCCTACCTGGGACAACCGCGGTTGATGGACCTATACGCGGCGGGAAATCCACCGACGCAGTACTCATCAAAGAACATCTGGACTTGTCCCAGTTCGAAAAGCAACGTTACCGCCGCAGCCTTGAGCTTTTCGAACCCGCTGTTCATGTACGCGTTCAATTCGCGGATGGACCCCAATGGTGCAGCTACGTTCAAGCGCGGGGATTTGACCGAGCCCACCACCACGATTGTTCTCGGGGAACGCGCGGAAGACGGTATCTCCAACGTAACAGGCCAGAACTGCCCGGCCCGGCACTCAGCTGGCGCGAACTTTGTGATGGGCGATGGCCATGGGGAGTGGGTCGCGGCTAACAACTTCTGTCGACAAGGTTTCCCCGGCTGCCCGGCGTTCCTCAATTTTGCAGAGACAGACTCTTCGGCTTTGGGCGACTGGAAGAAGGGTGTACCCTACCATTGGTTTCCTTATAAGGGTGCATCGACCTAA